The Streptomyces sp. NBC_00659 genomic interval AAGACGCCCGGGTCCGTCGCCAGGTTCCGGGCGGATCTCAACCACCCCTGGCCTTCACCGAGTACGTACCCATCACGACCGCTGTGACGCTCCGTCGAACGAGGCCAGTCGACCTCAATAAGCCGTTGCCCGAGTCAGTTTTAGGCCAATTTTAATTTCCCGCAAGGGTTACCGCCGGTCTCACGGACACCAGGAATCCCGGCAGGACAATGCTGGACATCCCCTCACGAGTACGTGTACATGTGGAGACACCGCTAGCGGCGCAGAACGACATGGGGGTTTGCGATGCTATTGAGCAAAACGCACCGGTCGGAAAGCCGGACGTCATGAACGCCCCTCACCTTCCGAAAGTGGCCGGAATCGATTCAACGGTTCCTTCGCCCGCACACACTGTCGCGCCGACGCCCGCTCCCACGGACGCCTCGTCGGCCGCCCCGCCGGCCGGCCCCGGAGCCGCGCTCCAGGACCGTCTCGCGGGCTGGGTCTCGGACCTCACCACGCTCCACGAACTCACCGAGCGTGTCGCCCGCACCGCGACCCTGGACGACGCGCTCCAGGAACTGCTGCGCGCAGGAGCCGCCCTCGTGGGCGCCCGGCGCGGTCTCGTCGTCATGGAACCCGGCGACGGGCTGGGCCCCGACACCACGATCGGCCTCGGCCTCGCCCGGGCCGACCTCGGCCACATCGAGACGGTGCCGCGCAGCTCCATGTCGTACGGGAAGATCCTGGACGGACTGCCGGGCGGCGAGGGCGAGATCACCCAGCCGGACCTCCTCTCGGAGGACGGGCTCGACCCGCGTCACCGCGAGGTCGCCGCCCGTCTCGGCTACGCCGCCAGTTACGCGCTGCCGCTGTCCACCGAGGCCGCCGGCCGGCTCGGGGCCGCCGTGTGGCTCTACGACGAACCCGCCGAGCCGGTGGAACGCCAGCGCCACCTCATCGGCCTCTACACCCGCCATGCCACCGAGCACCTGGCACGGCTGCTGGAGCTCGAACGCGCGCGGACGTGCGTGACGACGATGTCCGAGGAGCTGCTTCCCCCACGGCTGCCCCGGATCTCCGGCGTCCAGCTCGCCGCCCGGCACCGCACCGGCCCGCGCGGCGGCGGCGACTGGTACGACGCGCTGCCGCTGCCCGACGCCGCGCTCGGCCTCGCGGTCGGCTCCGTCACCGGCTCGGGACCCAGCGCGGTCGCCGCCATGGGCCGGCTGCGGGCTTCCCTGCGGGCCTACGCCGTCATGGAGGGCGAGGACCCGGTCGCCGTGCTCTCCGACCTCGAACTGCTGCTGCGGCTGACCGAACCCGCGCGCTCCGCCACCGCCCTGTTCGCGTACTGCGAGCCCGCCCTGCGCAAGCTCACGCTCGCCGGTGCCGGACACAGCCCGCCCCTGGTGATCGGCCCGCGGCGCACCGAGTTCGTGGAGACCTCCCTGTCCGCGCCCCTGGGCATGCTCGCCTGCTGGGAGGCGCCGAGCGTCGAACTGACCGCCGAGCCCGGCGAGACCGTCCTGATCTACACCGACGGCCTGCTGCACCGCACCGGCGATCCGATGGACCGCGCCTTCGCCCGGCTGCACGCGGCGGCGGCGAGCGTCCCGAGGACGCTGCGCGACGACCCGGGCGCGGTCGCCGACCACGTGCTGCGCGGTGTGCTTCCGGACGGTCTCGACGAAGCGGACAGCGACGAGGACGTCGTCCTCCTGGCGGCCCGCTTCGAGTGAGTGGGCTCTCACCCGGTGTAACAGGTCCTCCGGCCCTGGGCCCCCTTCACTGCGTCCGTACGATGGGGGGGTCCAAAGTCGTATGAAGGAGGCAGACCGTGTCGGAGGCGCTCACCCCGGAGACCCCGGAAGCCGTACTCGACGAAGCCGCTGACGAAGCGGGCGAGGAAGAGCCCATCAAGCAGCGCAAGAACGGCCTGTACCCGGGCGTGTCCGACGAGCTGGCCGAGAGCATGAAGTCCGGCTGGGCCGACACCGAGCTGCGGGGCCTGACGCCCATCGCCCAGGCCGAGTACACCGCGGCCCGCCGCGCCGCGCTGTCCGCGCGCTTCCCGGGCGAGCGTCTGGTGATCCCCGCGGGCAACCTGAAGACCCGCTCGAACGACACGGAGTACCCCTTCCGTGCCTCGGTCGAGTACGCGTACCTCACCGGCAACCTCACCGAGGACGGCGTCCTCGTGCTGGAGCCCGCCGCCGAGGGCCACAGGGC includes:
- a CDS encoding PP2C family protein-serine/threonine phosphatase, producing MLDIPSRVRVHVETPLAAQNDMGVCDAIEQNAPVGKPDVMNAPHLPKVAGIDSTVPSPAHTVAPTPAPTDASSAAPPAGPGAALQDRLAGWVSDLTTLHELTERVARTATLDDALQELLRAGAALVGARRGLVVMEPGDGLGPDTTIGLGLARADLGHIETVPRSSMSYGKILDGLPGGEGEITQPDLLSEDGLDPRHREVAARLGYAASYALPLSTEAAGRLGAAVWLYDEPAEPVERQRHLIGLYTRHATEHLARLLELERARTCVTTMSEELLPPRLPRISGVQLAARHRTGPRGGGDWYDALPLPDAALGLAVGSVTGSGPSAVAAMGRLRASLRAYAVMEGEDPVAVLSDLELLLRLTEPARSATALFAYCEPALRKLTLAGAGHSPPLVIGPRRTEFVETSLSAPLGMLACWEAPSVELTAEPGETVLIYTDGLLHRTGDPMDRAFARLHAAAASVPRTLRDDPGAVADHVLRGVLPDGLDEADSDEDVVLLAARFE